A window of Armatimonadota bacterium contains these coding sequences:
- the ilvD gene encoding dihydroxy-acid dehydratase, which yields MRSDAVKKGLERAPHRMLFYADGLTKEEMARPFIGVVNSANEIVPGHIHLDKIAEAVKAGIRMAGGTPLEFGMIGICDGIAMGHEGMKYSLASRELIADSVESMTIAHGLDALVLIPNCDKIIPGMLMAAARLNIPAIVISGGPMLAGFYKGEAISFTKVMEGVGAVASGKMTEEELAQIEEVACPGCGSCAGMFTANSMNCLTEALGMGLPGNGTIPAVASARIRLAKQAGMAIMNLLEKQIKPRDIMTKDAFENAIAVDMALGCSTNTVLHVLAIANEARVKLDLDDFNKLSARTPHLCSLSPAGKHHLEDLDQAGGIPAVMNELLKNGLLPSPDNITVTGKTVRENISKREILRPDVIRSVASPYHAEGGLAILRGNIAQDGAVVKQSAVAPEVLKFSGPAVVFDSEDAATSAILSGKLPKGSVIVVRYEGPKGGPGMREMLFPTAAVVGMGLETEMALITDGRFSGASKGCSIGHISPEAAEGGNIALLKDGDIIDIDIPAKTINVRLSDEELAKRRASWTAPEPKVKEGYLARYARYVTSAGTGAIVK from the coding sequence GTGAGAAGCGATGCCGTGAAAAAGGGATTGGAGCGTGCTCCCCACAGAATGCTATTTTATGCCGACGGGTTGACAAAGGAGGAAATGGCAAGGCCGTTTATTGGAGTTGTAAACTCGGCTAACGAAATTGTGCCTGGCCATATCCATCTGGATAAAATCGCAGAGGCCGTTAAGGCTGGCATCCGAATGGCAGGTGGAACTCCGCTCGAGTTCGGCATGATAGGAATCTGCGATGGGATTGCGATGGGACACGAAGGGATGAAATACTCCCTGGCAAGCAGAGAGCTTATTGCAGACTCGGTAGAATCAATGACAATTGCGCATGGTTTGGATGCGCTTGTACTCATTCCAAACTGCGACAAGATTATACCGGGAATGCTAATGGCGGCTGCACGGCTGAATATTCCAGCGATAGTAATAAGTGGCGGACCAATGCTCGCAGGCTTCTATAAGGGCGAGGCGATATCTTTCACAAAGGTTATGGAAGGTGTCGGCGCAGTTGCAAGCGGCAAAATGACGGAGGAGGAGCTGGCACAAATTGAAGAGGTTGCTTGCCCTGGCTGTGGTTCATGTGCTGGAATGTTCACGGCAAACTCAATGAACTGTCTGACAGAAGCTCTTGGGATGGGGCTTCCAGGGAATGGCACAATACCGGCAGTAGCTTCCGCACGCATTCGCTTGGCAAAGCAGGCGGGCATGGCAATTATGAACCTCCTTGAGAAGCAAATCAAGCCTCGAGATATTATGACAAAGGATGCGTTCGAGAATGCAATTGCAGTTGATATGGCACTTGGTTGTTCGACAAACACCGTGCTCCACGTGCTTGCAATTGCCAATGAGGCCCGCGTTAAACTCGATCTCGATGATTTCAATAAGCTAAGTGCACGAACACCGCACCTCTGTAGTCTCAGCCCTGCTGGGAAGCATCATCTGGAAGACTTGGACCAAGCTGGCGGAATACCTGCGGTCATGAATGAACTCCTTAAAAATGGCTTACTTCCATCGCCAGATAACATAACGGTGACCGGCAAGACTGTCCGAGAAAATATAAGTAAGCGTGAAATCCTGCGGCCTGACGTAATACGTTCTGTCGCAAGTCCATATCACGCAGAAGGAGGTTTAGCCATCCTGCGAGGCAATATTGCCCAGGATGGTGCGGTTGTAAAGCAGTCCGCTGTTGCGCCTGAAGTGCTTAAATTCTCCGGCCCAGCAGTTGTTTTCGATTCGGAGGACGCGGCGACTTCAGCAATTCTTAGTGGCAAGCTTCCTAAAGGCTCGGTTATTGTGGTTCGATATGAAGGGCCGAAAGGTGGACCAGGGATGCGCGAAATGCTTTTCCCAACAGCTGCTGTTGTAGGCATGGGGCTTGAGACTGAGATGGCGCTCATAACTGACGGGCGATTCTCTGGTGCATCGAAAGGGTGTTCTATTGGTCACATCTCCCCCGAAGCAGCTGAGGGCGGCAATATCGCTTTGTTGAAAGATGGCGACATCATCGACATAGACATCCCAGCCAAAACAATCAATGTTCGATTATCTGATGAAGAGCTGGCGAAGAGGCGTGCATCATGGACTGCCCCTGAGCCAAAAGTGAAAGAAGGATATCTCGCTCGATATGCCCGGTATGTGACATCTGCCGGCACTGGAGCGATTGTGAAATAG
- a CDS encoding MFS transporter: MKHLRWHIAGMLMLVTTINYLDRNSLSVAQVELDRHFHMSNTDYGYITFAFLIAYGIMHPFMGRIIDWLTTRRGMAIAVTWWSIANIAHAFAGSVFSFACLRALLGIGEAGNFPGAAKAVAEWFPPKERAVATGIFNLGAGLGAAIAPPLVGALIIAFGWRAAFIATGLIGFVWLFFWLLLYQQPEKNRLLTKEELAYIRSGQAEEKVEDVAQHGIWKEVLSRKELWALIAARTLTDPVWLFFTMWLPKYFKAERGFDIKQIAMFVWIPFFAADVGSIVGGGISAYFIKRGWPVLTARKVALLLSAALMPMVIPAVFVESWKWALVFVSIPPFAHQSWAASVLTLPGDLFSKRMVASAYGISGTLGILAGGVVMILVGKIVDFGSYMPIFVAAGFMHLIAAGIIFALIRQRKVNPIPT, translated from the coding sequence ATGAAGCACCTGCGCTGGCATATCGCCGGAATGCTAATGCTTGTAACAACAATCAACTATTTGGACCGCAACTCGCTTTCTGTAGCACAAGTGGAACTCGACCGCCATTTCCATATGAGCAACACGGACTATGGATATATCACCTTTGCCTTCTTGATAGCCTACGGAATTATGCACCCATTTATGGGCAGAATCATAGACTGGCTCACAACTAGGCGTGGAATGGCAATTGCGGTTACATGGTGGTCCATAGCAAATATTGCCCATGCATTTGCAGGCAGTGTATTTTCCTTTGCTTGTTTGAGAGCGCTGTTGGGGATAGGAGAAGCAGGCAACTTCCCCGGCGCAGCAAAAGCAGTTGCAGAATGGTTCCCTCCTAAGGAGCGAGCGGTTGCAACAGGCATCTTCAATCTTGGTGCAGGATTAGGCGCGGCAATTGCTCCGCCGTTGGTCGGAGCACTTATCATTGCTTTCGGCTGGAGAGCCGCATTTATAGCGACAGGTTTAATTGGCTTTGTTTGGCTGTTTTTTTGGCTTCTCCTATATCAGCAACCAGAAAAGAACCGCTTACTTACAAAAGAGGAGCTGGCGTATATTAGAAGCGGACAGGCAGAGGAAAAGGTAGAAGACGTTGCACAGCACGGAATTTGGAAAGAGGTGCTTTCTCGAAAGGAACTTTGGGCGCTTATCGCGGCTAGGACTCTGACCGACCCCGTGTGGCTCTTTTTTACCATGTGGCTACCAAAATATTTCAAGGCTGAACGGGGTTTTGACATAAAGCAAATCGCAATGTTTGTCTGGATACCATTTTTTGCCGCGGACGTGGGAAGCATTGTAGGTGGTGGAATCTCGGCTTACTTTATCAAGCGAGGGTGGCCAGTACTCACCGCTCGGAAAGTTGCTCTCCTTCTCAGCGCGGCGCTGATGCCAATGGTAATTCCTGCCGTATTTGTCGAAAGCTGGAAGTGGGCGCTTGTTTTTGTGTCCATACCACCATTTGCGCACCAGAGTTGGGCGGCAAGCGTGCTTACTTTGCCTGGCGACCTTTTCTCAAAACGAATGGTGGCATCAGCATACGGCATCTCGGGAACCTTGGGAATTCTTGCTGGCGGAGTTGTTATGATACTTGTTGGCAAAATTGTAGATTTCGGAAGTTACATGCCAATTTTTGTCGCCGCCGGCTTTATGCATTTGATTGCTGCAGGGATTATCTTTGCGCTAATTCGGCAGCGAAAAGTTAACCCAATTCCAACATAA
- a CDS encoding sugar phosphate nucleotidyltransferase, with protein MKGVVLAGGLGTRLYPLTYATNKHLLPVFDKPMIFYPIQTLVKAGITEVMVVTGGPHAGDFLSVLQNGEQLGLRHLEYAYQAKEGGIAEALSLCEDFADGGSITVILGDNTTDADIGPAVRSFKQGARIFLKRVPDPERFGVPVFGEGGRIIAIEEKPKQPKSDFAVTGLYIYDSQVFEFIRKCKPSARGELEITDVNNLYIKAGQLDWVELEGFWSDAGTFESLYRTNKFWAEKALKEKGKT; from the coding sequence ATGAAAGGTGTAGTTCTCGCCGGCGGCCTTGGTACACGTCTTTATCCACTCACATATGCAACTAACAAGCATTTGCTGCCTGTCTTTGATAAGCCAATGATTTTTTATCCAATCCAAACGCTTGTCAAAGCGGGCATAACAGAAGTAATGGTAGTCACAGGCGGGCCTCATGCAGGTGACTTCCTTAGCGTACTCCAAAATGGCGAACAGCTTGGATTGAGACACCTTGAATATGCATACCAAGCTAAGGAAGGCGGTATTGCGGAGGCGCTTTCGTTATGTGAAGATTTTGCCGACGGCGGAAGCATAACTGTAATTCTTGGAGACAATACAACCGATGCTGATATTGGCCCGGCAGTAAGGTCATTTAAACAGGGCGCACGAATATTCCTAAAGCGAGTACCCGACCCTGAGCGGTTTGGTGTCCCAGTTTTTGGCGAAGGCGGCAGGATTATTGCAATCGAGGAAAAGCCAAAACAACCAAAGTCCGATTTTGCCGTTACAGGGCTATATATCTACGATAGTCAGGTTTTTGAATTCATTCGAAAATGTAAGCCCTCGGCACGCGGCGAGCTTGAAATTACGGATGTAAACAATTTATACATAAAAGCTGGCCAGCTGGATTGGGTTGAGCTTGAAGGTTTTTGGAGCGACGCTGGCACTTTTGAAAGCTTGTATCGCACTAACAAATTCTGGGCAGAAAAAGCACTCAAGGAAAAAGGGAAAACTTAA
- a CDS encoding type II CAAX endopeptidase family protein: MSETELPVSEIEGRIEERPPRYVFEPIVRLMLYLFTIGVGLVLVGFAIAPFIFAFKIKVTDVFDFQSNLPLMTIYYISATFAVLLISFGFILFVDKLPAEALGFNFREKWVRELLLGISIGALATSFIFIISYVMGWVRVTGFIFEKPPAKILSTLLLTILLMASIAVVEETMVRGYVLRTLKWGYGAFSALIISSAFFSMLHFLNPGATLFGFLGTMAAGIVLGYGYLATGRLWLPIGFHFGWNFFLGPVFGFPVSGIEFDSWIEQIRTANTLWLGGDFGPEAGLLSFIALLLSAVAIRWFTKKSEKARS; the protein is encoded by the coding sequence ATGAGCGAAACTGAATTACCTGTAAGCGAAATCGAAGGTAGAATTGAGGAACGTCCTCCAAGATATGTATTTGAGCCCATAGTAAGGCTAATGTTATATCTGTTCACAATTGGGGTGGGCTTAGTACTGGTAGGTTTTGCTATTGCCCCTTTTATTTTTGCTTTCAAAATAAAAGTCACGGACGTCTTTGATTTTCAGAGCAACTTGCCTCTTATGACTATTTATTACATATCAGCGACGTTTGCTGTTCTACTTATATCATTTGGCTTTATCTTATTCGTTGATAAGCTGCCTGCAGAAGCACTTGGCTTCAATTTTAGAGAAAAATGGGTAAGGGAGTTGTTATTAGGTATTTCCATAGGTGCTCTTGCGACCAGCTTTATATTTATTATTTCATACGTCATGGGTTGGGTAAGAGTAACAGGCTTTATTTTCGAAAAGCCTCCTGCCAAAATTTTGTCCACCCTTTTGCTCACCATCCTACTGATGGCTTCAATTGCGGTTGTTGAGGAAACAATGGTTCGAGGGTATGTGCTTCGAACGCTTAAATGGGGCTATGGTGCGTTTTCAGCTCTTATTATAAGCTCGGCGTTCTTCTCAATGCTTCATTTTCTTAATCCTGGAGCTACTTTGTTCGGCTTTTTGGGCACAATGGCAGCAGGCATTGTTCTCGGTTATGGATATTTGGCAACAGGCCGCTTGTGGCTCCCAATAGGATTTCACTTCGGCTGGAATTTTTTCCTAGGCCCTGTGTTCGGTTTCCCAGTTAGTGGAATTGAGTTCGATAGTTGGATTGAGCAGATAAGAACGGCAAATACCCTTTGGTTAGGCGGAGATTTCGGTCCCGAGGCCGGGCTTCTTTCTTTCATAGCCCTGCTACTCTCGGCTGTTGCCATTCGATGGTTCACCAAGAAGTCCGAGAAAGCACGATCGTAG